In one Saccharibacillus brassicae genomic region, the following are encoded:
- the ppk1 gene encoding polyphosphate kinase 1, producing the protein MDNHSAQRGSSPYYINRDLSWIEFNYRVLEEAQDPDTPLLERAKFLGIVSRNLDEFMSVRVAGIRNQLKAGLAKKDFSGYTPPVLYKRLSKRIEKMVAAEYRTYRELVRLMAKESLVLNRYEDLSATQQKAADDYFHDVIFPVLTPMAVDLSRPFPLVHSQNVYLAALLERDNTPEDLPDEERFFFAIVQVPSILPRLVSVTQRSHSKRQTYVLIDELICHHIQTLFSGYTAKTVHAFRLSRDADLEINEEEADDLLEEIEKKLRKRRRGAPVRLEVQKGFHPYALQLLQEEFEIEDAVYEIDGPIDLGFLTSFAGSVKNRDALRYPSRLSIYPPEFGDGGDTDYFSVLKERDVLMHHPFETFDAVSDFVEQAAEDPNVMAIKMTLYRVSSKSAIIRSLAAAAEAGKQVTVVVELKARFDEERNISWARTLEQSGCHVVYGLVGLKTHAKAILVVRREEDGLRRYVHVGTGNYNDATAKLYTDVGLMTSNASIGEDASELFNHITGYSSHPNWQEISVAPDTMMGTFVTNIRREADHAKAGRPARIIAKFNSLSNQQIIDELYEASKAGVKVDLIVRGVCCLRPGVKDLSENITVRSIVDRYLEHSRIYYFENGGKSEIFLSSADWMTRNLTRRVELMCPILDPGCQDTLLNILKLYLKDNVKARMLTSSGGYESFENGEEPFRSQFRAEDIRAWKSTLA; encoded by the coding sequence GCGTAGCGGGCATCCGCAACCAGCTCAAGGCCGGCCTCGCGAAGAAGGACTTCTCCGGCTACACGCCGCCCGTCCTGTACAAACGCCTGTCCAAGCGCATCGAGAAGATGGTGGCGGCCGAATACCGGACGTACCGCGAACTGGTACGCCTCATGGCCAAGGAGAGCCTCGTGCTCAACCGCTACGAAGATCTGAGCGCGACCCAGCAAAAAGCGGCGGACGATTACTTCCATGACGTCATCTTCCCCGTCCTGACGCCGATGGCGGTCGATCTCAGCCGTCCGTTTCCGCTCGTGCACAGCCAGAACGTCTATCTGGCCGCGCTGCTCGAACGCGACAACACGCCGGAAGACCTGCCCGACGAAGAACGGTTCTTTTTCGCCATCGTCCAGGTTCCGTCGATCCTGCCGCGGCTCGTGTCGGTAACCCAGCGCAGCCACAGCAAACGGCAGACCTACGTCCTGATCGACGAACTGATCTGCCACCATATCCAGACGCTGTTCAGCGGCTATACGGCCAAGACGGTGCACGCTTTCCGCCTCAGCCGCGACGCGGATCTTGAGATCAACGAAGAAGAAGCGGACGATCTGCTCGAAGAGATCGAGAAGAAGCTGCGCAAGCGCCGCCGCGGCGCGCCGGTGCGGCTCGAAGTGCAAAAAGGCTTCCATCCGTACGCGCTGCAGCTGCTGCAGGAAGAATTCGAGATCGAAGACGCCGTGTACGAAATCGACGGCCCGATCGACCTCGGCTTCCTGACGTCGTTCGCCGGCTCCGTCAAGAACCGCGACGCGCTGCGTTATCCGTCCCGGCTGTCGATCTACCCGCCCGAATTCGGGGACGGCGGAGACACCGACTACTTCAGCGTGCTGAAAGAACGCGACGTGCTGATGCACCATCCGTTCGAGACGTTCGATGCCGTCAGCGATTTCGTCGAACAGGCCGCCGAAGACCCGAACGTTATGGCGATCAAGATGACGCTGTACCGGGTCAGCAGCAAATCGGCCATCATCCGCTCGCTCGCCGCGGCCGCCGAAGCGGGCAAGCAGGTGACGGTCGTCGTCGAACTCAAGGCGAGATTCGACGAAGAACGCAATATCAGCTGGGCGCGGACGCTGGAGCAGTCCGGCTGCCACGTTGTGTACGGACTGGTCGGACTCAAGACGCACGCCAAAGCGATTCTGGTCGTCCGGCGTGAAGAAGACGGTCTGCGCCGCTACGTGCACGTCGGCACGGGCAACTACAACGACGCGACGGCCAAGCTCTATACGGACGTCGGCCTGATGACTTCGAACGCTTCGATCGGCGAAGACGCTTCGGAACTGTTCAACCATATTACCGGCTATTCCAGCCATCCGAACTGGCAGGAAATCTCGGTCGCGCCGGATACGATGATGGGCACGTTCGTCACGAATATCCGCCGCGAAGCCGATCACGCCAAAGCCGGCCGGCCGGCGCGCATCATCGCCAAGTTCAACTCGCTGTCCAACCAGCAGATCATCGACGAACTGTACGAAGCGTCCAAAGCCGGCGTCAAAGTCGACCTGATCGTGCGCGGCGTCTGCTGTCTGCGTCCGGGCGTCAAAGACCTGAGCGAGAACATTACGGTGCGCAGCATCGTCGACCGCTATCTGGAACACTCCCGGATCTACTATTTCGAAAATGGCGGCAAGTCGGAGATCTTCCTCTCCAGCGCCGACTGGATGACCCGCAACCTGACGCGCCGCGTCGAGTTGATGTGCCCGATTCTCGATCCGGGCTGCCAGGACACGCTGCTGAACATTCTGAAGCTGTATCTCAAAGACAACGTCAAAGCGCGCATGCTGACTTCGAGCGGCGGCTACGAATCGTTCGAGAACGGCGAAGAACCGTTCCGCAGCCAGTTCCGTGCGGAAGATATCCGCGCCTGGAAATCGACGCTGGCCTGA